The proteins below are encoded in one region of Aequorivita iocasae:
- a CDS encoding dienelactone hydrolase family protein: MQKVPKDAVMTDFFHFQKAQDYDASKWAVFLPGTGGLRIFKDTTHYYDVAKKLNAEGISVLLVDNVAAYKASKRDVDEEEPAQILWTLEEALKWAKQKGKIDPNSEGSIVGWSRAGLGLIPLANNASELERLNIKKIAMFYPANGYEIQLKPKVPVLVMTGGKDKIVKVDDILKHMVAENATIQVYDDAYHGYDVESLEKGKYYRYIPFISKKHYLLKYNEEAAAESFEELIKFLN, translated from the coding sequence ATGCAGAAAGTGCCTAAAGATGCAGTAATGACCGACTTTTTCCATTTTCAAAAAGCACAGGATTACGACGCTTCCAAATGGGCCGTATTTCTACCCGGAACTGGAGGCTTAAGGATTTTTAAGGATACCACCCATTATTATGATGTTGCGAAAAAGCTAAATGCTGAGGGCATTTCGGTTTTATTGGTTGATAATGTTGCAGCCTACAAAGCATCCAAAAGAGATGTGGATGAAGAAGAGCCCGCCCAAATTCTGTGGACGTTGGAAGAAGCCTTGAAATGGGCAAAACAGAAAGGAAAAATTGATCCAAATTCTGAAGGAAGTATTGTGGGCTGGTCGCGCGCGGGCCTCGGTTTAATTCCGCTTGCAAATAATGCTTCAGAACTTGAACGGCTTAATATTAAAAAAATAGCAATGTTTTATCCCGCAAATGGTTATGAAATACAGCTAAAGCCAAAAGTTCCAGTGCTTGTAATGACCGGCGGAAAGGATAAAATCGTTAAGGTTGACGATATTTTGAAGCATATGGTGGCCGAAAACGCAACTATTCAAGTGTACGATGATGCTTACCACGGTTATGATGTGGAAAGCCTAGAAAAAGGAAAGTATTATCGCTACATACCCTTCATCAGCAAAAAACATTATCTTTTGAAATACAATGAAGAAGCCGCAGCCGAATCCTTTGAGGAATTGATTAAATTTTTAAATTGA
- a CDS encoding DUF5686 and carboxypeptidase regulatory-like domain-containing protein: MKKILFALLLLSAYVTQAQIVGKVTDTKGQPLPYVNIYLQNSYIGTTTNDDGNYALSVSQKTEYKIIFQFLGYKTLTKTIAPSAFPYILNVSLEEETTSLDEVVVNTSEDPAYRIIRKTIAQRKENLEKLSEYTADFYSRGLWKVKNVPEKIMGQEVGDFDGMLDSTRTGIIYLSETISEIAYQKPDKFTEKIIASKVSGNDNGFSFNSAQSANISFYENTIELNAALVSPIANNALSYYNYKLDGVFYEGPKLINKIKVIPKRPNDRVWQGYVYIVEDDWQLYGVELNTTGAAIQVPFVSNLMVKQNYKYDTTNDFWVKISQTVDFGFGFLGMEGDGRFIAVYSNYDFKPQFTKKSFTNEVLSFKPEANKKDSLYWKGSRPVPLTDEELKDYIKKDSIQILRRSKPYLDSLDAKSNKPGVLSILTGYTYKNSFEKWSVGYEGPLPNINFNTVQGWNSTAGFTFNKWYDDNQTNTLSAAIRADYGIAEDRLRFTANILRNFNWTNKLRISLSGGSKVAQFNDSEPISPLLNTIATLFFERNYMKLYELNFGQLGYSQEVFNGLHLYAKVAYENRKPLFNNTDYVTIPFDDVSYTSNNPLAPNNFNNAAIAEHNIVKSKLRARINFAQKYFSNPDMKFNIGDNKYPELNLSVENGAAITESRYDYTQFEASLNQSISLGNKGQFYYNLKGGTFANGEGISFVDYKHFNGNQTRVGTSPNYTNVFNLMPYYNFSTNKSYFEGHVEHDFRGWILGKIPGINQLNLNLVAGAHFLSTEERKPYSEISVGIDNLGFGKFRLLRIDYVRSYYNGGSDGAFIFGLKFLDLLGL; this comes from the coding sequence ATGAAAAAAATTCTCTTTGCCCTGCTTTTACTTTCAGCTTATGTAACGCAAGCCCAAATAGTGGGAAAAGTAACCGATACCAAGGGCCAGCCCCTGCCCTACGTAAACATCTATCTTCAAAATAGCTACATAGGCACCACCACCAATGACGATGGCAATTATGCATTGAGCGTTTCACAAAAGACGGAATACAAAATTATTTTTCAGTTCTTGGGGTATAAAACGCTTACCAAGACCATTGCCCCCAGTGCCTTTCCTTATATTCTGAATGTTTCCCTTGAAGAAGAAACCACTAGCCTAGACGAAGTGGTGGTAAACACCTCCGAAGACCCCGCATACCGCATCATCCGCAAGACCATTGCCCAACGAAAGGAAAACCTAGAAAAACTTAGTGAGTACACTGCCGATTTTTACTCGCGCGGCCTGTGGAAAGTAAAAAACGTACCCGAAAAAATTATGGGACAGGAAGTTGGTGATTTTGATGGGATGCTGGACTCTACACGTACGGGCATCATTTACCTTTCGGAAACCATTTCAGAAATAGCGTACCAAAAACCGGATAAGTTCACCGAAAAAATCATTGCCAGTAAAGTAAGCGGGAATGATAATGGCTTCAGTTTCAACAGTGCGCAGAGCGCCAACATTTCTTTTTATGAAAATACCATAGAGCTAAATGCAGCGCTCGTTTCGCCCATAGCAAACAATGCGTTGAGCTACTATAATTACAAACTGGACGGGGTTTTTTACGAAGGGCCAAAACTCATCAATAAAATAAAAGTTATCCCCAAACGCCCCAATGACAGGGTGTGGCAAGGATACGTGTATATTGTGGAAGATGATTGGCAGCTCTATGGGGTTGAACTTAATACCACGGGGGCCGCCATACAGGTGCCTTTTGTAAGCAATTTAATGGTAAAGCAGAATTACAAGTACGACACCACAAACGACTTCTGGGTAAAAATATCGCAGACTGTTGATTTTGGTTTTGGCTTTTTGGGAATGGAAGGCGATGGCCGTTTTATAGCCGTTTACAGCAATTATGACTTTAAGCCACAGTTCACCAAAAAATCCTTTACCAACGAGGTGCTATCATTTAAACCGGAGGCTAACAAAAAAGATAGCCTCTATTGGAAGGGCAGCCGCCCCGTGCCATTAACAGATGAAGAACTTAAGGATTACATTAAAAAAGACAGCATCCAGATTTTAAGACGCTCAAAACCCTATTTAGACTCCCTCGATGCGAAGTCAAACAAACCGGGCGTTTTGAGCATATTGACCGGCTATACCTATAAAAATTCCTTCGAGAAATGGTCGGTTGGGTATGAGGGTCCGTTGCCCAATATAAATTTCAACACCGTACAGGGTTGGAACAGCACGGCTGGATTTACCTTTAACAAATGGTATGACGACAACCAGACCAATACGCTTTCTGCAGCTATTCGGGCAGATTATGGCATTGCAGAAGACAGGCTTCGGTTTACCGCAAATATCCTTCGGAATTTCAATTGGACCAATAAATTGCGTATTTCACTTTCCGGCGGAAGCAAAGTGGCCCAATTTAACGATTCTGAGCCTATTTCACCCCTCCTCAATACCATTGCCACCCTTTTCTTTGAAAGAAACTATATGAAGCTATACGAGCTTAATTTTGGACAGCTGGGTTACAGTCAGGAAGTTTTTAATGGGCTTCATCTGTATGCAAAGGTCGCTTATGAGAACAGGAAACCACTTTTTAACAATACCGATTATGTTACCATTCCGTTTGACGATGTGAGCTATACCAGCAACAATCCTTTGGCTCCAAACAATTTCAACAATGCTGCAATTGCCGAGCATAACATTGTGAAAAGCAAACTTCGGGCGCGTATCAACTTCGCCCAAAAGTATTTTTCAAATCCCGATATGAAATTTAATATCGGCGACAACAAATATCCCGAATTGAACCTTTCGGTAGAAAATGGTGCCGCAATTACGGAGAGTCGTTACGATTACACCCAATTTGAAGCCAGCCTCAACCAGTCCATTTCCTTGGGAAATAAAGGTCAGTTTTATTACAATTTGAAAGGTGGGACTTTTGCGAACGGTGAGGGAATATCGTTTGTAGATTATAAACATTTCAACGGAAACCAAACACGGGTAGGCACTTCGCCGAATTATACCAATGTTTTTAACTTGATGCCTTATTATAATTTTAGTACCAACAAAAGCTACTTTGAAGGCCACGTAGAGCATGATTTCCGTGGGTGGATTTTGGGGAAAATCCCCGGAATCAATCAACTGAACCTCAACTTAGTAGCGGGCGCACATTTTTTAAGCACCGAAGAAAGAAAACCATATTCCGAAATTTCCGTAGGTATAGATAACCTTGGCTTCGGAAAATTCAGGTTGCTGCGCATAGATTACGTGCGTTCCTATTACAACGGCGGCAGTGACGGTGCTTTTATTTTCGGGCTGAAGTTTCTTGACCTTTTGGGTCTTTAA